A region of Streptomyces cinnamoneus DNA encodes the following proteins:
- a CDS encoding transposase family protein produces MVLIDGPLIPTQRRTSRADRCNNSGKHRHHGLHFLALADEKDRLIWVSARLGRTHDITAARHDHVLAHLRAAGLSALADLGFHGPDNDVRAPAIVTGFAASRAHKLTPGQKEANRVLAVGHAPVEHGFAHLKNWRILTKPRTDPARAARLLRALLVLTNLKVNR; encoded by the coding sequence GTGGTCCTGATCGACGGCCCCCTCATCCCCACCCAGCGCCGCACCAGCAGGGCCGACCGGTGCAACAACTCCGGCAAACACCGCCACCACGGCCTGCACTTCCTCGCCCTGGCCGACGAGAAAGACCGCCTGATCTGGGTTTCCGCCCGGCTCGGCCGCACCCACGACATCACCGCCGCCCGCCACGACCATGTTCTGGCCCATCTGCGCGCCGCTGGTCTCAGCGCCCTCGCAGACCTCGGCTTCCACGGCCCGGACAACGACGTACGTGCCCCCGCCATCGTCACTGGCTTCGCTGCCAGCCGTGCCCACAAGCTCACTCCTGGTCAGAAGGAGGCCAACCGGGTCCTCGCCGTCGGCCACGCGCCGGTCGAGCATGGTTTCGCCCATCTGAAGAACTGGCGGATCCTCACCAAGCCCCGCACCGACCCCGCCCGCGCTGCCCGTCTCCTGCGCGCTCTGCTCGTCCTGACCAACCTCAAAGTCAACCGCTGA